In Leifsonia sp. PS1209, the genomic stretch GCCTGCACCGGACGGCCCGACGAGCGCGGTGCGCTTGCCGCGCGGGGCGGAGAAGCTCACGCCGTGCAGCACACCGGCCAGCCGGTGCTTTCCTGCCCCGTCCGCTTCGCCGTCGCCTCGCCCGGCGGCGACCTCGGCCTCGGCGACGATGTCCGTGCCGCCCATCGCCTCGAACGCGAGCCGCTCCATGCTGGCGGCGCCGTCGGCCGCGGTTGCTTCCTGCGCCGTTCCGGCCGGCGTCGGCTCCGCCTTCACCGAGGAGTCCGGGTAGGAGAAGTGCACGTCCGCGAACTCGATCGCCGGCGCATCCGGTGCGAGCCCTTCGTTGGCGGCGCCGATGCTGAGGGCGAGCGGGGCGATGTCCCTGTCGTGCTGGTCCTCGGCAGGCAGGTCGATGATCTCCTGGATGCGCCCGAGAGCACCGAGCGCGGAGTTCACCGCCGTGACCGCACCGAACGCCTGGCCGAGCGGCAGGATCATCATGAACAGGAACAGGATGAACGCCACCAGGTTCGCCACCGTGATGGCGCCGCTCGCCACGCGGAAACCGCCGACGCCGAGCACGACCAGGAACGACACCTGCATCGCGATGCCGGCCACAGGGACGACGAGCGCCGAGATCTTCGCGACCTGGATGCCCATCTTCCAGGCGCCGGTCGCGTCGGCGTCGATCGCCGCGATCTCGCGGTCTGTCGCGTTGGCGGCGCGGATGGTGCGCACAGAGCTGATCGCCCGCTCGACGGAGGCGGCGAGATCCCCGACCTTCGCCTGAGCCCGCTGGCTGGCCACCCGGATGCGCCCGGAGAGCAGGGTGACGACCACGATCGACACCGCGATGACGAGCACGGTCAGCCCGAGCAGCACCGGGTCGATGATGAGCATCGCGATCAGAGCGCCGATGAAGGTGAGGGCGCCGCCGATGGCCTCCACCAGGCCCTGCGTGAGCACGGCGCGCAGCAGCGTGGTGTCCGAGCCGACCCGCGACACCAGATCGCCGGTGCGGCGGGTGTCGAACTCGCTGATCGGGAGGTTGAGCATCCTGGCGACCAGCCTGCGGCGGGAGGAGAGCACGACGCCCTCGCCCGTGCGCTGCAGCAGGTAGTGCTGGTAGCCGGAGATCAGGGCGGAGACCACCACGAGGATCACCAGCAGCCAGACCAGGCCGCCGAGCGGCTGCTGCTTGCCGACGATGTCGATCACCTGGCTGACCAGCAGCGGCTGGGCGAGGCTCGCGGCAGCGCCGAGCACGCTGAGCACGATGACGACGCTCAGCACGGCCTTGTGCTCGAACAGGTAGGGAAGGAGTTGGCTGAACTTCGCGCGGGGGCCTTCGTCGTCGCCCTTGCCTGGTCGGCCGAGGCGTCGCCGCGGTTGGCTGGTCTGTTCGGTGGTCATGACTGTCTCGTTCGTCTTTTCGGGATTCGTGGGGAGGTTCGGGATGCGCCGGGAACCGAGTGCTACTTCGACCGTACTTCCTGCCGACTGCTTGTTTGCTCAGATGTCCGGGGATCGGTCTATCGTGATGAACTATGCCAACGCCTGTCATCACCGCGAACAACCTCGTCAAGAAGTACAAGGAGTTCGCCGCCGTCAACGGCATCAGCTTCGAGGTCGCGCCCGGGGAGTCGTTCGGGCTGCTCGGCCCGAACGGCGCTGGCAAGTCGACCACGATGCGGATGGTCGGGGCGGTCTCAACGCGCACGGGCGGTGAGCTGAGCATCCTGGGCCTCGACCCGAACAGCCACGGGCCGGA encodes the following:
- a CDS encoding ABC transporter ATP-binding protein, with the protein product MTTEQTSQPRRRLGRPGKGDDEGPRAKFSQLLPYLFEHKAVLSVVIVLSVLGAAASLAQPLLVSQVIDIVGKQQPLGGLVWLLVILVVVSALISGYQHYLLQRTGEGVVLSSRRRLVARMLNLPISEFDTRRTGDLVSRVGSDTTLLRAVLTQGLVEAIGGALTFIGALIAMLIIDPVLLGLTVLVIAVSIVVVTLLSGRIRVASQRAQAKVGDLAASVERAISSVRTIRAANATDREIAAIDADATGAWKMGIQVAKISALVVPVAGIAMQVSFLVVLGVGGFRVASGAITVANLVAFILFLFMMILPLGQAFGAVTAVNSALGALGRIQEIIDLPAEDQHDRDIAPLALSIGAANEGLAPDAPAIEFADVHFSYPDSSVKAEPTPAGTAQEATAADGAASMERLAFEAMGGTDIVAEAEVAAGRGDGEADGAGKHRLAGVLHGVSFSAPRGKRTALVGPSGAGKSTILALIERFYDPTAGEVRFGGLDVRTLDRAALRGQIGYVEQDAPVLAGSLRDNLKLAAPDATDEECIQVLHAVNLTEVLERDDKGLDAPVGEDGIMLSGGERQRLAIGRALLAAPPVLLLDESTSSLDGRNEQLMREAIDAVAEDRTLIVIAHRLSTVVDSDQIVVLDHGRVLNTGTHSELVASTPLYRDLAKHQLLV